The genome window GCCGCCGGCGGCCGGAGCAACGCCCCGGCCGGCGCGCAGCGCCGCCGTCAGCTGCGGGCTGGCGGACCGCGGATGATTGCCGCGGTCGGGCAGCCACCGCGGACGTCGCTGCCGGCGGGAACGTGGAACAGCCAGCAGCGGGCCGACTCGGCGTCGGTCATCAGGGCCGATCCGCCGGCCTGCCAGCCGCGATCGTGCGGGTGCTCATCGACGTCGTCGGCGTTCGACTCGACCTCCACCTCGGCGGCCGCAACCTGGTGGACATGCGGGCGGGTGATGCCGGGCAGGTCGCTGGCGAAGGACCACGGCTCGCAGAGATCGGCGAATGGCAGCACCAGGGCCACGATCGTCACGGCGATGGTGCAAACGGGCGACATTCCTGCCTCGCGACGCTTCCTGCACATGGAGTATAGTCGCGGAGGTCCGGCCCCGTCACGGCCAGCATCTACCGATCCCGATAGGTCCGCCGGCCGAGTTGGCGGACTCCGCGAGACGGGCCGGAGCCGTTCCAGCCCGGTCGCACCCGTCGCGAGGGATGGCGCCGGTGTCGTCTGCCAAGACATCAATGTCGCCCCCCGAGCCCCACCGGCACCGACCATGCGCACCACCGTCGCCTTCATCTGCCAGCGGGGCGACATCGAGTTGAAGGCCGTGCTCCTTGCGGCGTCGCTCCGCCTCCACGCGCGCGGCGACTGCGATCTCGTCGTCTGCCTCCCCGAGCCACAACGCACCTGGGGGACGCCGTCGGCGGCGACGCGCCGCTGCCTCGACGCGCTCGGCGTGCGCATCGCCGCGACCGGCAACCCCATCGGCAGCGGATACCCGATCGGCAACAAGGTCGGCGCCGCGGCCGTCGCGACCGACGCCGACCGGGTGCTGCTGCTCGACAGCGACATCCTCTGTCTGCGCGAACTCGACCTCGACGGCTGCTTTGCCGGCGCCATGCTCGCCAAGCCCGCCGACCTCGCCACGTTCAGCGCCAGCGCCGCGGTCTGGGGGCGGCTGTACCAGCGGTTCGGCCTGCCGGCGCCCGACCGGCGGGTGACCGCAACCGTCTCGGAAGAGGAGATGTGGCCGTATTACAACGCCGGAGTGGTGGCCTTCCGGACCGGTGCCGGCTTTCCCGAGGCCTGGGCGGACTGCTGCCGGGTGATCGACGGCGAGCCGGACGTTCCCGAGAAGCGGCCGCACCTCGACCAGATCGCCCTCCCGATCGCCGCGGCCCGCTGCGGGCTCGAGGTCACGCCGCTTCCCGAGCGGCTGAACTTTCCGGCTCACCTGATGCCGCTGGCCGCCGGCCAGCCGATCCTCTGCCATTACCACTGGCCGCACGTGCTGCGCCGCGAGCCGGTGCTGCTGCGGGCAATCGGTCACCTGGTCGACAGGCACGCGGAACTCGCCGCGGTGCTCGAGGAGTCGGGCTGCCGTGATCTGCTGCTGCCCGCTATCCAGCGGTCGCGCCGACCGCCCGTTTCCGCCGGTCGCCCGGAGACTGGCGCCGACCCGACCGGCGCCGCCGGAGCCGAGCCACCCCCCGCAGACGGACTCGTGACCGGCATCCCGCGCAGTGGCACGAGTTTCTTGTGCGGCTGCCTGCACCGGCTCCGCGACCAGGTGGCGATCAACGAGCCTGCCGAGGTGTTCCCGGCCCTCGGCAGGCGCCAACCCTGGGGCATTCCGCTGTTGCACGCCGACCTACGCGCCCGGATCCTCGCCGGCGAAGCGGTCGAGAACAAGCTCCGCGGCGACCGGGTCGTCGAGGACACCGCCGTCCACGACGTCCGCGGCACCTACCGGCCCGCCGTC of Planctomycetia bacterium contains these proteins:
- a CDS encoding sulfotransferase family protein, which encodes MRTTVAFICQRGDIELKAVLLAASLRLHARGDCDLVVCLPEPQRTWGTPSAATRRCLDALGVRIAATGNPIGSGYPIGNKVGAAAVATDADRVLLLDSDILCLRELDLDGCFAGAMLAKPADLATFSASAAVWGRLYQRFGLPAPDRRVTATVSEEEMWPYYNAGVVAFRTGAGFPEAWADCCRVIDGEPDVPEKRPHLDQIALPIAAARCGLEVTPLPERLNFPAHLMPLAAGQPILCHYHWPHVLRREPVLLRAIGHLVDRHAELAAVLEESGCRDLLLPAIQRSRRPPVSAGRPETGADPTGAAGAEPPPADGLVTGIPRSGTSFLCGCLHRLRDQVAINEPAEVFPALGRRQPWGIPLLHADLRARILAGEAVENKLRGDRVVEDTAVHDVRGTYRPAVGRDDFGLWTKNTLAYLARLPQLGDVIPWAPIAACVRHPYDAIGSWATSFPHLRDAAVTGFPVGGPADPLLGDAERERLAAIAACADSAVRRALLWRHLALQILEQRRWLTIVRYEDLVADPATVVASLVARLPGGPGAVGLDALLPSTPSRSRERLTEGDREAIRTTCAAVAGELGYEL